TTGTAATTTTCAGCAAAATTAGGTCTATACCCATAAGAAATAGTAGGTCTAATAGTATGTCTAATAGCTTTTAAACGACCTTTTTTAAAGTTAAAAGTTCCATAAATGTTGGTTGATAAAGATACTCCAAAATTATATTCATGAAAACGATTAAAACCGCTTATTGTATCATTAACAACAGCACCCAAATTACCTTCAGAATTTGTTGCGTTAGGGTCATAGCTTTTATTAATTTTATCAAAATACCAAATATCCTTATAACTAACATTTGGTGATAGAGTAAAATATTTAAAAGCTTTTAAATTAGTACTTGTACTTAAATTATGTTGAATTCCTTTTTTTGCAGTTTTAAACATTTTAGAAGTAAAGAATTCATCATCAGTTGTGCTAATTCTATAATCTCCTTGCATGCTATAGTTTAGCCCCATTTTTTGAATAGGATTATTCTTTACGCCTCCTTTACCTGTAAACGGATAAATACGATCCATATTTAATTGCAATGAAGGTAATGTCATTGTAATGGCTTTCGTATTGGTGTTTTGAGAATGTGTTGCAGTAACATTCATGTTAAATGGTGTACCTACAAACTTTTTGTAATAAGAGATAGAAGAATTTAAGGTATTGGTTAAAAACTGAGAACTGTTAAGTTCATTTAAAGATTGCCTGTAATAAGTGCTACTCCCTAAGTCTACAGAAGCAGTAAATCTTGAATTTGGACTAGATTTAGTATCTTGACTATGACTCCAACGAATATTAAAGTTTGAAGATTTATTATAATTACTTAAACCACGAATACCTTGTATTATATTTTCAAAACGAGTACTAAAGCTACCACTAAATTTATAACGAACATAGTAATTTGAATCTGCTCTTAATCCCCAACTTCCGTTAGTGTATATATCTCCTAAAAGACTTAAATCAAAATAATCACTTAAGGCAAAATAGTATCCTCCATTTTGTAAAAAGAAACCTTGACTATTACTATCTCCCCAAGATGGAATAAGAAAACCAGAAGTTCTTTTATCTGTCATAGGAAAATAAGCAAAGGGTAAAAATACAGGTGTAGGTACATCTGCGATAACCAAATTACTACCACCAATAATTATTTTTTTACCAGGAACTAACTTTGCTTTATTTGTTTGAATATAATAATCTGGTATTTTCTTCTTTGAGGTTGTAAAACGTAACTGACGCATGTATATAGTAGAATCATTTACACGTTTTGTTTTTTTTGCATACGTTATAATTCCATTCTGATCCGTTTTTACACCGTAAACTAATGCTTTTTTTGTTTTAAAATTAAATAAAATAGAATCTTGTTCAGATTCTTGCCCTGATTGTTTAAATACTGGACGTTGATGGTACCCTAAACTATCTTTAATACCTTTAGCAGAAACAGTATTGTTTTTATAGTCAAGAAGAATTATCCCTGCCTTTAAATCAATATCTGTATAAATTACTTGTGCTTCATTATATAAGGTAACAGTTTTGTTTTTTGCATTTTGTATTGTATAGTCTTTCGCGTTATGAGTTATAATTCCATCAATAACCTCTTTAGGTTTTATAGAGTCATTGGCTATAGAATCTCTTTTTATGTTTAATTGGCTTTCTTTTTTTAAATTAATTAAAGTATCTTTTGAAATATTTAATGCACGTTGTGTCTCAGGTTTTTGCTGAGAAACACTTGCTTTTTCAATATTTTGAGCTATACTTAATTGAAAGCAAAAAAGAGATATAATTAAAAGTATGTAAGTTAGATTTGTTCGCAATTTTATAAATACTATTTTTGTGTTAAATTAAAAACTTTGGCGTACTATTTGAATGCCTTAAAGTAAAATTCAAAAATAGTTAAATTTTATTGATGGAATTCTTAAAATTAAGTAAATATAATCTTGTGAAAATATATTTTTTGTTTTTAACCTCAATCTTCTTTTTGTTGGGGTTTTCAACTACAGTTTCTGCACAGAAAAAATATACAGTTGTTTTAGATGCTGGACATGGAGGTAAAGATAGTGGTGCTTCTAGAGGAAGCTACAAAGAAAAGAAAATAGCATTACAAGTAGTGTTAGATTTGGGTAAAGAGTTGTTAACATCTAAAGATATAAAGGTAATTTATACGCGTAAAACTGATGATTTTATTGAATTACATAATAGAGCTAAAATAGCAAATACAAAAAAAGCAGATTTATTTGTTTCTGTACACTGTAATGCTAATAACTCTAGTAAACCACATGGAGCAGAAACTTATGTGCTCGGTTTAAACGGTAACAAAGAAAATCTTGAGATTTCTAGAAAAGAAAACGCAGTTATTTTATTAGAAGATAATTATAAACAAAATTATGATTATGACCCTAATTCACCAGAGTCATTAATAGGTTTATCTGTCTTACAAGAAGAAAATTTAGATTTAAGTTTAGGCTTTGGAGGTTTAGTACAAACAAATTTTAAGAGTTTAAAACGCTATAATCGTAAAGTAAAACAAGCTAATTTTTTAGTTTTAAGAGAAACGGTAATGCCAAGTGTATTAATAGAACTAGGTTTTTTATCAAATAAAACAGAAGGAAAGTTTTTAAACTCAAGAACAGGACAAATTAGAATGGCTAAGGCTATTGCTAAAGCGATAAAAAAATATATAAAAAGATTACAGCTGAATAAGGTTCAAGATAATTATATCGTAAAAACCGAAAAGAAAAGAACACCTCTTAAAATAGTTGTAAAACCAAAGAAAAAAAGTACCGCAGAAAAAGTAGTAGTAAAGAAAGTTGTAAAAAAGCCCATAGAAAAAGTTGTTGTTAAAAAAACACCAGCAGGAGTAAGGTTCAAAGTACAAATAGCAGCTTCAAGAAAATACATAAAAGAAGCTAGCTATAATTTTAAAGGCTTAAAAAATGTAGAGTTAATGTTTATAGATAATTATTATAAATATTATTATGGTAGTACAGCTGTTTATACAGAAATTAAAAAAGTTTTGATAGAAGCAAAAAAAGTTGGTTATAAAGATGCTTGGGTAGTTGCTTTTAAAGATGATCAAAAAATTTCAATTAAGGAAGCCCTTAAAAACCTTTAATTTAGAGGAATTCTATATTTATACTCACAAAATTATTAGTATTTTCGTGCTATAATTTTTCTATGATGTCAAAAGAACTTAAAACAGGTATAGTTGCTGTAGTAATTATAGCTTTATTTATTTGGGGGTATAATTTTTTAAAAGGTCAAGATTTGTTCAACGGAAGTAGCAGGCACTTTTTTGTTGAGTATAAAAATATTAATGGATTAAACGAAGCTAGTTTAGTAACTATAAATGGTTTAAAGGTAGGAAAGGTTGATAATATATCTTTCAATTCAACACCTGAGAAAAAAGGACTTTTATTAGTTAAAATTTCTTTAGAAAATGAATTTAATTTTTCTAAAAATAGTATTGCTAAAATTTATTCAGCTAGTTTAATGGGAGGACAAAATTTAGCAATAGTTCCTAAATATGATGGGATAGTTGCCGTTTCTGGTGATTATTTACAAGGAGAAGTAGAGTCTGATATTTTTTCTTCAGTAGGAGAAAAATTAAACCCTATTCAATCAAAACTACAAAATGTATTGGTAGGAGCGGATTCTTTGTTATTAGGAATAAATCAGGTGTTAGATGAGAAATCACGAAGAAGCTTAAATAGAAGTATTATAGGTTTAGAGGGTACTATTTATGGAGTTAGAAAAACATTAACATCTGTAAATAAATTATTGGTTGATAATAAGGATAATTTAGATTCGACTTTTAAAAATGCTAAAAAAATAACAGATAACTTTTCTAAAGTATCAGATGATTTAGCGAAATCTAATATAGGCGCAACAGTTAAAAAGCTAGAAAGTACATTAACAAATGTAAATGGTTTAATAGCTAATATTAAAGCAGGTAAAGGAACTTTGGGTAAGTTAATGACAGATGAAAAAATGTATACAAACTTAACCAATGCCTCTAAAGAAATGGAAGAGTTGTTACGAGAAATGAAATTAAATCCAAAACGATTTGTTCATTTTTCATTATTTGGAAAGAAAGCAAAACCATTTAATGATAAAAATAGTATCAAAAATGTAAGTACTAAGTAAGCTTATATATTAATTTAAAAATAAACTTAATAATTAAAGAACGATGGAGAAAATTTTACCAAACATCTTTTTTGCAATCATTTTAATCGCAGGTCTTGGATACTTTGTAATGAATGTTCGAAAATTAGTGAGAAATATTAAACTAGGAAAAGACATTGATAGGACTGATAGAAAACCTGAGCGCTGGAAAAATATGGCTAAAATAGCCTTAGGTCAATACAAAATGGTTCGTCGCCCTGTTTCAGGAATTTTACATGTAGTTGTATATGTAGGATTTATTTTGATTAATATCGAGATGCTAGAAATTGTTATAGATGGGTTATTTGGTACGCATCGTGTTTTTCAACCAATAGTAGGAAATACAATTTACGGCTTTTTAATAGGGAATTTTGAAGTTTTAGCAGCCTTAGTTTTTGTAGCAGTTGTTATTTTCTGGTTTAGAAGAAATATTGAAAAAGTAAAGCGTTTTTGGAGTAAAGAAATGACTGGTTGGCCAAAAAATGATGGTAATATCATTCTATATTTCGAAATGGTATTAATGTCATTATTTTTAATAATGAATGCAACTGATGTTAACTTTCAAAAAGCTGGAGTAGGTAATGTAGTTTCTCAATTTATAGCACCTTGGTTTCAAAGTTTTTCACATGAAGAATTACATATAATAGAAAAAGCATCTTGGTGGATACATATAATAGGTATTTTAATTTTCTTAAATTACTTATATTACTCTAAGCATTTACATATTTTGTTAGCGTTTCCAAATACATTTTTTGCTAATTTAAAACCAAAAGGGCAGTTTAATAATTTAGAAGCAGTTACTAAAGAGGTGAAAATGATGATGGATCCAAGTGTAGATCCATATGCAATGCCAGAAGAAGGAGCAGAAGAAGAAGAACCAGCAAAATTTGGAGCTTCTGATGTTACCGATTTAAATTGGGTTCAGTTAATGAACGCGTATACTTGTACCGAATGTGGTCGTTGTACATCATCATGTCCTGCTAATTTAACAGGAAAAGAGTTGTCTCCTCGTAAGATTATGATGGATACCCGTGACCGTATAGAAGAAGTAGGAAAAAATATAGATGCAAACAACGGAACTTTTATAGATGATGGAAAGCAGCTATTAAACGATTATATTTCACCAGAAGAATTATGGGCATGTACAAGTTGTAATGCATGTGTACAAGAATGTCCTATAGGTATTGATCCTTTATCTATTATTATGGAAATGCGCCGTTATTTGGTAATGGAAGAGTCTGCAGCACCGCAAGAATTAAATGCAATGATGACTAATATTGAAAACAACGGAGCGCCTTGGCAGTATAGTCAACAAGATAGATTAAACTGGAAAGACGAATAAAATTGTTTTTCAAACCAAAGAATAAAAAGAAGCATATCAATTAAAAAACATAAAATTATGAACGTACCAACAATGGCAGATATGATGGCTCAAGGAAAACAACCAGAAGTGTTGTTTTGGGTAGGAGCAGCAGGAAGTTATGATGATAGAGCCAAAAAAATAACCAAATCGTTTGTGAAAATATTAAACATGGCAGGCGTTGATTTCGCCGTGTTAGGAACCGAAGAAAGTTCAACAGGTGATGCCGCTAAGCGCTCAGGAAACGAATTTTTGTTTCAAATGCAAGCAATGATGAATATTGAAGTTTTAAACGGATATGAAATAAAAAAAATTGTTACTTGCGATCCACATTCATTTAATACCTTAAAAAATGAATATCCTGAGTTAGGGGGGAAATACGAAGTATATCATCATACACAATTTATTAGTAAATTAATTAGTGAAGGTCGTTTATCAATAGATGATACGAATCTAAAAGGAAAACGAGTAACATACCACGATCCATGTTATTTAGGTCGAGCAAATGATGTATATGAAAGTCCGCGTGAATTAATTCGTCGTTTAGGAGTAAAAATGACAGAGATGAAACGTCATAAATCTACAGCTTTATGTTGTGGAGCGGGAGGAGCACAAATGTTTAAAGATGCAGAAAAAGGAACAAAAGAAATTAATGTTTTACGAACAGAAGATGCTTTAGAAACAAATCCACAAATTATAGCAACTGGATGTCCATATTGTAATACAATGATGACAGACGGAATAAAGTTTAAACTTAAAGAAGATCAGGTTGTTGTAAAAGATATCGCTGAGTTAATTGCAGAAGCAAATAATTTATAGCTTAAAAAATATAAAGATGCCTTTAATAGATGACGATGAATTTCTTAAAATGTGTAATGAATTAGACAGGTTAAAAGAAAATGAAAAAGATTTAAAAAAAGGGTATATAGATTTAAAATTAGAAAATATTAAAGTTAATAATTATAGGAAATATAAATCTTTAATGATACTAATTTTAACGATTACTATTTTACTGTTAACTTTATATGTTTTTAAAAAGAAGTCTGGATTTACAGTTATCTTGGAACAAAAAAATCAATTAGAAAGGTTAATAGATAGTATAAATAACAATAAAGCACTTATAACTGAGAGTATAGAAAAAGAAGAGAATCAAAATATTGTTATTTTTGCAGTTCAAATAGGTCATTTTAAAGATTTTAATATTCCAGAAGAAAGAACCGATTTAAAAGGAGGTTTAAGAAAACTACCTAAGGAAATCTATAAAGGGGGTGAAAAATACATAGCAGGTGAGTTTTATACATATAATGACGCTAAGATACTTAGGGATGAAATAAGAAGGATAGGTATTAAAGATGCATTTATAGTTGCTTTATATAAAGAAAAAAGGATACCTATAAGAAACGCCTTAAAATTATTAGACAACTAAGATACTTATAAGTGTATATAAATGTAAAAGGAAAGGTTTAACCTTTCCTTTTGTGTTTTAATTATTTTAAAATATTACTTATAATATATGAAAAACTACATAAAAGTAGCACGTTTACGAACTTTACCACTATCAATATCAGGGATTGTTGTTCGAAGTTATTTAGGTTGTGCAAATGATGTATATGAAAGGCCACGTTAATTAATTTGTTGTTTTGGAGTAAAAACGACAGAGATGAAGCGTCATAAATCTATAGTATTATGTTGTGGGGCAAGAGGAGTACAGATGTTTAAAGACGCTGAAAAAGGAATTAAAGAAATTAATGTTTTACGAACAGAAGATGCTTTAGAAATAAACCCACAAATTATAGCAACTGGATGGCCATATTGTAATACAATGATGACTGATGGTGTAAAGTTTAAGATAAAAGAAAATCAAGTTGTTATAAAAGATATAGCTGAAGCAAATTATTAGAGAACTAGCCTAGTATAAGTTTTTATTAAAATAGTGCTACAAATGTAAAGCTATTTTTTTTTGGTGTAATTTTTGTTAATAGTGTAAACTAATAACCAAAATAATTCATAAAAATGAAATACTTTTATACCCTTCTATGCTTATTTTTATTATCATGTAATGACGTAGATTTCTCATTAGATGATAATAATAGTTTTTCATCTGTAACTTTTAAAGTAAATGGGAAAGAGGTTAATCGTCAAGCAAAAATAAGAACATTATTTATTGAATCAGGTTTTTTTAAGTTTGATGATACATATAATATAGGAAATTTACCTTTTAAAAAGGGGTATAGCGAGGAAATTAATTTTGCAGCTAGCTTATCTTTAGAATATGAAGATAAAACTATTAAAAATTTTAATAGTTATTTAATAGATATACAGATGTTTAGAGATAATGTATTAATTCAAGAAAGAGCTTTTATGATTGATTATCTTGGGAAAAAGGTTAATTTCGATGTAATGATAAATAAATAAAATATTATTATATGTAAATATTTATCTTTGAAAATTATATTAGATAAATGAAAAACTACATAAAAGCAGCACGTTTACGAACTTTACCACTATCAATATCAGGGATTATTGTTGGAGCCTTTTTAGGAAATCAAGATTTTTTCAACAATATTATTGAAAGTAATAGTCAAACATTTTATTTTGTTTGTTGTGCAGGTTGTCCTACAATTTTACAATCACCAATTTTTTGGTTAGCAATTTTAACAACGATAGGATTTCAAGTATTATCAAACTTTGCAAATGATTATGGTGATGGTATAAAAGGTACTGATGATAATAGAGAAGGAGAAGCACGTATGGTTTCATCAGGTGCTATTACTCCAAAACAAATGAAAATGGCAATGATAATTACAGGCGCTATAACTTTAGTAGTAGCACTGTTACTTATTTATGTTTCTTTCGGAAAAGACAATTTTTTATTTTCAGTAATTTTCTTTGGGTTAGGAGTCATATCAATTATTGCAGCAATTAAATATACCGTTGGTAAATCAGCGTATGGCTATAGCGGATTCGGAGACGTATTTGTATTCCTGTTTTTTGGCTTATTAGCCGTAGTCGGTACTTATTTTTTATATGTCAAAAATTTAAATTTTATTATTTTCTTACCTGCAATAACAGTTGGTTTATTAAGTACGGCAGTGCTTAATTTAAATAACATGCGAGATATAGTAAATGATGCAAAAGTTAATAAAAACACATTAGTAGTTAAAATAGGAGCCAAGCTTGCTAAGTATTACCACTACGCTTTAATACTAGCTTCCTTTTTGTTTGCAGTAGTATATGTTATCATTACATTTCATTCACCACTACAATTTTTATTTATAATAGCTTATTTACCAATATTAAAACACCTAATTTTTGTTTATAAAAATAAAGAAGAAGTGTTGTTAGACGGTGAATTAAAAAAAGTAGCATTAAGTACCTTTTTGTTTGCAATACTTTTTGGTATAGGGAACATTTTGTAAATTCCCAATAAAATAAAAAACATGAAAAATTTATTGAAAATTGCGCTAGTATTTTTACTTTTTATAAGCTGTAGTAATGAGGGGAAAGTTACGTATGATAATTTTGGAACAGAAGAAGTAATAGAAAACTTCATTGAACCTACAAAAGAAAAAAATATAACCGAAGTAGTAGAACGAAAACTTATAAAAAAAGGAACTATCTCTTTTGAAACAGATAGTTTAATGAAAACCAGAAAGCACATACTAAAAGTAACAAAAATATACAAAGGATATATTTCTGAAGACAGTGAAAACAAATCTTATAATAAAATAAATACAAACATTACTGTAAGAATACCTATTAATAAATTCGATCAATTTTTAGCTGACGTATCATCAAAAGTGAAAAATTTTGACAGTAAAAACATTACAACAAGCGATGTAACTGAACAGTTTTTGGATGTGCAATCACGTTTAAAAGTAAAGAAAAAACTAGAAGAACGTTATACCCAATTATTATCGAAAACAAAATCGGTAAAAGAAATTTTAGAAGTAGAAAGAGAATTAAGTACTGTTAGATCAGAAGTAGAATCAATCGAAGGACGCCTAAAATATTTACAAAATCAAACATCATTTTCAACACTTAATATCCATTTTTACAAAAAAGAGATAAGCAAATCACCAACCAGAAGTTTTGGAAATAAATTAGGAAATGCATTTTTAAATGGAGTAGATAATATTAAAGATTTCTTTTTAGGGGTAGTAAATATTTGGCCATTTATCCTTTTAGGAATTGGTACATTTATTTTTATAAAAAGAAGACTTAAAAAAAAGAAATAAACATATTTAATTTTATAGAATAAAAATGAAAGCAGTAAAAATAGTTTTAGGAATTGTAACCGCATTTGTACTGGTATTTCTTTTAACAGGAA
This genomic stretch from Tenacibaculum sp. Bg11-29 harbors:
- a CDS encoding putative LPS assembly protein LptD, with the protein product MRTNLTYILLIISLFCFQLSIAQNIEKASVSQQKPETQRALNISKDTLINLKKESQLNIKRDSIANDSIKPKEVIDGIITHNAKDYTIQNAKNKTVTLYNEAQVIYTDIDLKAGIILLDYKNNTVSAKGIKDSLGYHQRPVFKQSGQESEQDSILFNFKTKKALVYGVKTDQNGIITYAKKTKRVNDSTIYMRQLRFTTSKKKIPDYYIQTNKAKLVPGKKIIIGGSNLVIADVPTPVFLPFAYFPMTDKRTSGFLIPSWGDSNSQGFFLQNGGYYFALSDYFDLSLLGDIYTNGSWGLRADSNYYVRYKFSGSFSTRFENIIQGIRGLSNYNKSSNFNIRWSHSQDTKSSPNSRFTASVDLGSSTYYRQSLNELNSSQFLTNTLNSSISYYKKFVGTPFNMNVTATHSQNTNTKAITMTLPSLQLNMDRIYPFTGKGGVKNNPIQKMGLNYSMQGDYRISTTDDEFFTSKMFKTAKKGIQHNLSTSTNLKAFKYFTLSPNVSYKDIWYFDKINKSYDPNATNSEGNLGAVVNDTISGFNRFHEYNFGVSLSTNIYGTFNFKKGRLKAIRHTIRPTISYGYRPNFAENYNLQTQQNADPNDLLTYSPFEGGIYGVPGSGVSNSINISVNNVLEAKVAPKDPDSDEEDKKITLLNNLNFSTSYDITKDSLRWSPLSANAGTRLFKDKLALNVNARFNPYQIDSKGNNINKFNSNILRLTNVGVTANYSLSSQDFEKKKKGEKDTSKKSGNGAQNTPDVFGQNTPATNDFSTNSENKTKETELYKAKIPWKLNLAYAMNYTNDGLASNVATNSLMFSGDVELSPKWKVGFSSGYDIKDNAFTYTRLSFSRDLDSWRLNFNWTPFGINSSYNFFIGVKSSVLSDLKWDKNKPPDRVLF
- a CDS encoding N-acetylmuramoyl-L-alanine amidase, encoding MEFLKLSKYNLVKIYFLFLTSIFFLLGFSTTVSAQKKYTVVLDAGHGGKDSGASRGSYKEKKIALQVVLDLGKELLTSKDIKVIYTRKTDDFIELHNRAKIANTKKADLFVSVHCNANNSSKPHGAETYVLGLNGNKENLEISRKENAVILLEDNYKQNYDYDPNSPESLIGLSVLQEENLDLSLGFGGLVQTNFKSLKRYNRKVKQANFLVLRETVMPSVLIELGFLSNKTEGKFLNSRTGQIRMAKAIAKAIKKYIKRLQLNKVQDNYIVKTEKKRTPLKIVVKPKKKSTAEKVVVKKVVKKPIEKVVVKKTPAGVRFKVQIAASRKYIKEASYNFKGLKNVELMFIDNYYKYYYGSTAVYTEIKKVLIEAKKVGYKDAWVVAFKDDQKISIKEALKNL
- a CDS encoding MlaD family protein, translating into MSKELKTGIVAVVIIALFIWGYNFLKGQDLFNGSSRHFFVEYKNINGLNEASLVTINGLKVGKVDNISFNSTPEKKGLLLVKISLENEFNFSKNSIAKIYSASLMGGQNLAIVPKYDGIVAVSGDYLQGEVESDIFSSVGEKLNPIQSKLQNVLVGADSLLLGINQVLDEKSRRSLNRSIIGLEGTIYGVRKTLTSVNKLLVDNKDNLDSTFKNAKKITDNFSKVSDDLAKSNIGATVKKLESTLTNVNGLIANIKAGKGTLGKLMTDEKMYTNLTNASKEMEELLREMKLNPKRFVHFSLFGKKAKPFNDKNSIKNVSTK
- a CDS encoding (Fe-S)-binding protein; this translates as MEKILPNIFFAIILIAGLGYFVMNVRKLVRNIKLGKDIDRTDRKPERWKNMAKIALGQYKMVRRPVSGILHVVVYVGFILINIEMLEIVIDGLFGTHRVFQPIVGNTIYGFLIGNFEVLAALVFVAVVIFWFRRNIEKVKRFWSKEMTGWPKNDGNIILYFEMVLMSLFLIMNATDVNFQKAGVGNVVSQFIAPWFQSFSHEELHIIEKASWWIHIIGILIFLNYLYYSKHLHILLAFPNTFFANLKPKGQFNNLEAVTKEVKMMMDPSVDPYAMPEEGAEEEEPAKFGASDVTDLNWVQLMNAYTCTECGRCTSSCPANLTGKELSPRKIMMDTRDRIEEVGKNIDANNGTFIDDGKQLLNDYISPEELWACTSCNACVQECPIGIDPLSIIMEMRRYLVMEESAAPQELNAMMTNIENNGAPWQYSQQDRLNWKDE
- a CDS encoding (Fe-S)-binding protein, which encodes MNVPTMADMMAQGKQPEVLFWVGAAGSYDDRAKKITKSFVKILNMAGVDFAVLGTEESSTGDAAKRSGNEFLFQMQAMMNIEVLNGYEIKKIVTCDPHSFNTLKNEYPELGGKYEVYHHTQFISKLISEGRLSIDDTNLKGKRVTYHDPCYLGRANDVYESPRELIRRLGVKMTEMKRHKSTALCCGAGGAQMFKDAEKGTKEINVLRTEDALETNPQIIATGCPYCNTMMTDGIKFKLKEDQVVVKDIAELIAEANNL
- the menA gene encoding 1,4-dihydroxy-2-naphthoate octaprenyltransferase, with amino-acid sequence MKNYIKAARLRTLPLSISGIIVGAFLGNQDFFNNIIESNSQTFYFVCCAGCPTILQSPIFWLAILTTIGFQVLSNFANDYGDGIKGTDDNREGEARMVSSGAITPKQMKMAMIITGAITLVVALLLIYVSFGKDNFLFSVIFFGLGVISIIAAIKYTVGKSAYGYSGFGDVFVFLFFGLLAVVGTYFLYVKNLNFIIFLPAITVGLLSTAVLNLNNMRDIVNDAKVNKNTLVVKIGAKLAKYYHYALILASFLFAVVYVIITFHSPLQFLFIIAYLPILKHLIFVYKNKEEVLLDGELKKVALSTFLFAILFGIGNIL
- a CDS encoding DUF4349 domain-containing protein → MKNLLKIALVFLLFISCSNEGKVTYDNFGTEEVIENFIEPTKEKNITEVVERKLIKKGTISFETDSLMKTRKHILKVTKIYKGYISEDSENKSYNKINTNITVRIPINKFDQFLADVSSKVKNFDSKNITTSDVTEQFLDVQSRLKVKKKLEERYTQLLSKTKSVKEILEVERELSTVRSEVESIEGRLKYLQNQTSFSTLNIHFYKKEISKSPTRSFGNKLGNAFLNGVDNIKDFFLGVVNIWPFILLGIGTFIFIKRRLKKKK